A window of the Dioscorea cayenensis subsp. rotundata cultivar TDr96_F1 chromosome 14, TDr96_F1_v2_PseudoChromosome.rev07_lg8_w22 25.fasta, whole genome shotgun sequence genome harbors these coding sequences:
- the LOC120276356 gene encoding auxin-responsive protein SAUR68-like: MARTWQKMAAMARKISSPRANEHSDFSACSTSSVAEKGHFNVYTLEGKRFMIPLVYLNNVVFKELLKISEEEFGLPGDGPITLTCDAVSMEYVLSMLRRGVSQEVERALLSSIFINTSPSTCSTFSVQNTQQLTICSF, encoded by the coding sequence ATGGCGAGGACGTGGCAGAAGATGGCAGCAATGGCGAGAAAGATTTCCTCACCAAGAGCCAATGAACACTCTGATTTCAGTGCATGCAGTACATCATCTGTTGCAGAAAAAGGCCATTTCAATGTGTACACTTTGGAAGGCAAGCGGTTTATGATTCCCTTGGTATACCTAAACAATGTTGTTTTCAAGGAGCTTTTGAAGATATCTGAAGAAGAATTTGGATTGCCTGGTGATGGCCCGATCACATTGACTTGTGATGCCGTATCCATGGAGTATGTCCTTTCTATGCTAAGAAGaggagtttctcaagaagtggAGAGGGCATTGCTTAGCTCCATTTTCATTAATACTAGCCCATCCACATGCTCTACTTTTTCTGTACAAAATACTCAACAGCTAACAATCTGCAGTTTCTGA